In the Bacillota bacterium genome, CGCCCTGGAGGTGGCCGTGGACACGCGCGAGCGCCACCCGTGGCGCTTCGTCCGCTACGGCGTCCGGACCGAGCGGCGGGAGTTGCCGGTCGGCGACTATGCCGTGCTGGACGGCGGCCGCTGTGTCGCGGCGGTCGAGCGCAAGACCGTGGCCGACTTGGCCAGCAGCGCCACCGGCGGCGAACTGGACCTGGTCCTGGCGGAGCTCGATCGCCTGCCCCACGGCGCCCTGGTGGTCGAAGGCCGCCTGAGCGATCTTCTGAAGGTAGGCCAGGAGGCCAACGTCCGGCCCGGCTGGCTGCTCAACCTCGTGGCAGCCCTGCAGGTGTCGCACCCCCGTGTCGCCTGGATGTTTGCCGAGAGCCGCTCGCTGGCGGAGGACTTCGCCTACCGCTGGCTGGCCGCCAGCGCGCACGCGGAGCGCCTCGCCGGCGGAGGGCCGCCCGCGGCCGTCGCCGAGCTCCCGGCCTCCTACCCCGGCCCCCGCCTCCTCGATGCCCAGGAGCGCCGGCGGATCGCGCTCCAGGAAGCGGCCGCGGGCGTCGTCTGGACGGCGGCCGACTTCGCGGCCCGGTGCGGCGTCCGTCCGGCCACGGCCTGGAGGGATCTCAAGGCCCTGGTGGACGAGGGACGGCTGGTGGC is a window encoding:
- a CDS encoding ERCC4 domain-containing protein, yielding MADLFVIAHNPDPQSRLPFLLRLPVEGEAEVVLATRGTWPSGKDLFCYPLDSWPEGAQVVETVPVERCWRAGAAVHLVLERRRARRSLFVWTRSRGRTLIFWRSRTSMRGARPGVRIPQARGLERALEVAVDTRERHPWRFVRYGVRTERRELPVGDYAVLDGGRCVAAVERKTVADLASSATGGELDLVLAELDRLPHGALVVEGRLSDLLKVGQEANVRPGWLLNLVAALQVSHPRVAWMFAESRSLAEDFAYRWLAASAHAERLAGGGPPAAVAELPASYPGPRLLDAQERRRIALQEAAAGVVWTAADFAARCGVRPATAWRDLKALVDEGRLVAEGGRRTRRYRAPSGAGRPAGRPPGAGSGQAG